From the genome of Gemmatimonas phototrophica, one region includes:
- a CDS encoding S-adenosylmethionine decarboxylase family protein: MTTSSSGHEWIVEAYGCHSERLASPAVLHDLFETIIRELALHPVGAPQWHQFPAPAGSVAGGITGMVMLSESHLTIHTFPEHGSACLNLFCCTPRAEWAWVERLSALLGATDVRVRHVAREYAPQPVPAS; the protein is encoded by the coding sequence ATGACGACTTCCTCCTCCGGCCATGAATGGATTGTCGAGGCGTACGGATGTCACTCCGAACGCCTCGCCAGCCCTGCCGTGCTGCACGATCTGTTTGAAACCATCATACGCGAGCTCGCGCTGCACCCCGTAGGGGCGCCGCAGTGGCATCAGTTTCCCGCGCCGGCGGGAAGCGTCGCGGGTGGAATCACCGGCATGGTGATGCTGTCGGAATCACATCTCACCATCCACACGTTTCCCGAGCACGGCTCGGCGTGCCTCAACCTGTTCTGCTGCACCCCGCGCGCCGAATGGGCGTGGGTGGAGCGGCTCTCGGCGTTGCTGGGCGCCACCGACGTGCGCGTGCGTCACGTGGCCCGAGAATACGCCCCGCAGCCAGTGCCCGCCTCGTGA
- a CDS encoding SWIB/MDM2 domain-containing protein encodes MAAAKKSAKKAAPKKAAKKAPAKKAAPAKKAAAKKAPAKKAAPAKKAAPAKKAPAKKAAKRAPNAAFMKPLTPSADLAAIVGEKGLPRTEVVKKLWAYIKKNGLQDQKNKRQINADDKLKKVFGGKTSVSMFDMTKLVSKHLS; translated from the coding sequence ATGGCCGCTGCGAAGAAGTCCGCAAAGAAGGCTGCACCCAAGAAGGCTGCGAAGAAGGCTCCCGCCAAGAAGGCGGCTCCGGCCAAGAAGGCGGCTGCAAAGAAGGCCCCCGCCAAGAAGGCGGCTCCGGCCAAGAAGGCCGCTCCGGCCAAGAAGGCGCCGGCCAAGAAGGCCGCCAAGCGCGCGCCGAACGCCGCGTTCATGAAGCCCCTCACCCCGAGCGCCGACCTGGCCGCCATCGTTGGCGAAAAGGGTCTCCCGCGCACGGAAGTCGTGAAGAAGCTCTGGGCCTACATCAAGAAGAACGGCCTGCAGGACCAGAAGAACAAGCGCCAGATCAACGCCGACGACAAGCTCAAGAAGGTGTTCGGCGGCAAGACGTCGGTCAGCATGTTCGACATGACGAAGCTCGTGTCCAAGCACCTGTCGTAA
- a CDS encoding deoxyribonuclease IV: MLHIGAHCIDAGGIPMAARRAGNGGMQALQIFSAIPKYYNDKVGVKPDRVARFVEALEAAGISPDQVIVHAAYVLNCATPDDEKWSRAAAGLAKEFERSSALGVRGVCFHPGAATTGDRTEACERVSEAMRRALATVPESGTRLLIENTAGAGTTVGRTPDEVALMLSGIPADQRHRTGYGLDTCHLFASGFPIAESREALTGVLDAFEAATGEPPAFLHLNDSEGAMGSNKDRHARIGQGLIGATPFGWLLQDRRAAGIPLILETPQAVSEVAEDDATPDPWEVEDVALLRQLAQDTP, from the coding sequence ATGCTTCACATTGGTGCCCACTGTATCGACGCCGGCGGTATTCCCATGGCCGCGCGTCGGGCCGGGAACGGTGGAATGCAGGCGCTGCAGATCTTCAGTGCCATCCCCAAGTACTACAACGACAAAGTCGGGGTAAAACCCGATCGGGTGGCGCGTTTTGTAGAGGCACTGGAGGCGGCGGGTATTTCGCCGGACCAGGTCATCGTGCACGCGGCCTACGTCCTCAACTGCGCCACCCCCGACGACGAAAAGTGGTCGCGCGCTGCCGCCGGACTGGCCAAGGAGTTTGAACGATCGAGTGCGCTGGGCGTCCGTGGCGTGTGTTTTCATCCGGGTGCGGCCACCACTGGCGACCGTACTGAGGCGTGTGAACGGGTGAGTGAGGCGATGCGCAGAGCGCTGGCCACGGTGCCGGAGAGTGGCACCCGGTTGCTCATTGAAAACACGGCGGGAGCCGGGACGACCGTGGGGCGCACCCCCGATGAAGTGGCCCTGATGCTGAGTGGCATTCCGGCCGATCAGCGGCATCGCACGGGGTACGGGCTGGATACCTGTCACCTGTTTGCGTCGGGCTTTCCCATCGCGGAGTCGCGCGAGGCACTCACCGGCGTGCTGGATGCCTTCGAAGCGGCCACCGGGGAGCCGCCGGCGTTTCTGCACCTGAATGACAGCGAAGGCGCGATGGGGTCGAACAAGGATCGGCACGCGCGCATCGGGCAGGGGCTCATCGGGGCGACGCCATTTGGGTGGTTGCTGCAGGATCGTCGTGCGGCCGGCATTCCACTCATTCTGGAAACTCCGCAGGCGGTGTCGGAGGTGGCCGAGGATGACGCCACCCCTGATCCCTGGGAGGTGGAAGACGTGGCCCTGTTGCGTCAGCTGGCGCAGGACACGCCCTGA
- a CDS encoding SPFH domain-containing protein: MALGDFLRKQFIDVIQWTESGPGVLMHRFPMQDMEIQSGAQLTVRESQLALFVNEGRAADAFAPGLHTLITQNLPLLTNLMNWDKMFQSPFKSDVYFFSTRLQTGQRWGTQQPITIRDREFGAVRLRAFGMYAFRVANPTVFQANVGGTDAEYTVAQIEPQLRNAIISGFTGAFANANVPFLDMAANQAQLATQIGAAVAPAFEQLGLKLDSFTVENLSLPDELQKRLDERISMNMIGDMRTYAAYQAAQSIPIAAANEGGLAGLGAGLGAGVGLGGAIANAITGGMSAPSAPGGAVPPTRMATPAEPSGESKFCINCGVKLPAIAKFCSACGTPQA, translated from the coding sequence ATGGCATTAGGCGATTTCCTCCGCAAGCAGTTCATCGACGTCATCCAGTGGACCGAATCGGGCCCGGGTGTGCTCATGCACCGCTTCCCCATGCAGGACATGGAAATCCAGAGCGGCGCACAGCTCACCGTGCGTGAATCCCAATTGGCGCTGTTCGTCAACGAAGGGCGGGCGGCCGACGCCTTTGCGCCTGGCCTGCACACGCTCATCACGCAGAATCTGCCGTTGCTCACGAACCTCATGAACTGGGACAAGATGTTCCAGTCGCCGTTCAAGAGTGATGTCTATTTCTTCTCCACGCGCCTGCAGACCGGTCAGCGGTGGGGCACGCAGCAGCCTATCACCATTCGCGACCGTGAGTTTGGCGCGGTGCGGCTGCGTGCGTTCGGCATGTACGCGTTCCGCGTAGCCAACCCCACGGTCTTCCAGGCCAATGTGGGTGGCACCGACGCCGAGTACACCGTTGCGCAAATTGAACCACAGCTGCGCAACGCCATCATCAGCGGCTTCACGGGTGCCTTTGCCAACGCCAATGTGCCGTTCCTCGATATGGCGGCCAATCAGGCGCAACTCGCCACCCAGATTGGTGCGGCGGTCGCGCCGGCGTTTGAACAGCTCGGGCTCAAGCTCGATTCGTTCACCGTGGAGAACCTGTCGCTCCCCGACGAGCTGCAGAAGCGCCTCGACGAGCGCATCTCCATGAACATGATTGGCGACATGCGCACCTACGCGGCGTATCAGGCCGCGCAGTCCATCCCCATTGCTGCCGCCAATGAAGGGGGGCTGGCCGGACTGGGTGCTGGACTCGGCGCTGGCGTCGGGCTGGGTGGGGCTATTGCCAACGCCATTACGGGCGGCATGAGCGCTCCGTCTGCCCCAGGGGGGGCGGTGCCGCCTACGCGTATGGCCACGCCGGCAGAGCCGAGTGGGGAGAGCAAGTTCTGCATCAACTGCGGTGTGAAGCTGCCGGCGATCGCAAAATTCTGCTCCGCCTGCGGCACGCCGCAGGCGTAA
- a CDS encoding DUF4178 domain-containing protein produces the protein MVNPVAGQVIPRTSALNCTSCGAGIELHAQGWAVSVVCAACGAQLDATDANLRVLQYGEKVTLQPRIPLGTRGTWKGVPWEAIGCQEVTVTVEGVDYSWTEYVCFNPFRGFLYLSEYQGHWNVIEKLRRRPMQSSGGDQPTYTLDGRTYKHFQTAVARTTAALGEFPWELRVGDSVVSQDYVAAPYLLSAEASEGEVTWSQGTYTRGDAIQKAFGLKREFMAPIGVFANQPNPYSDLPKRLGERFMLGLLALVAMLVLNVMMASNTEVFRQSYHYDRSVGDNGAYVTPAFELGGRPSGVAIDLVADLVNDWVFFTLSLINEQTGETREVTRQLEYYSGSDSDGSWSEGDRSETVRLSSVPAGRYFLRVQPEGGEVGRQSVNYTLSVRRDPPHYGFYGLAFLALVTPMVFALFPAAAFENRRWAESDHPIGGTTSSDDEE, from the coding sequence GTGGTGAACCCGGTGGCCGGTCAGGTCATTCCGCGTACGTCGGCCCTGAACTGCACGTCGTGCGGTGCAGGTATCGAACTGCACGCCCAGGGGTGGGCGGTGAGCGTGGTGTGTGCGGCGTGTGGTGCACAGCTGGATGCCACCGACGCCAACCTGCGCGTCCTGCAGTACGGCGAAAAGGTCACCTTGCAGCCGCGCATTCCGTTAGGCACCCGAGGCACGTGGAAGGGTGTGCCATGGGAAGCCATTGGCTGTCAGGAGGTCACGGTCACGGTAGAAGGGGTGGACTATTCGTGGACCGAATACGTCTGCTTCAATCCGTTCCGCGGGTTTCTGTATCTCTCGGAGTACCAGGGGCACTGGAACGTCATTGAAAAGCTGCGTCGGCGCCCCATGCAAAGCAGTGGCGGCGATCAGCCTACGTACACGCTTGACGGGCGCACCTACAAACACTTCCAGACGGCGGTGGCGCGTACCACGGCGGCGCTGGGCGAGTTTCCCTGGGAGCTGCGGGTAGGCGACAGTGTGGTGAGCCAGGATTACGTGGCCGCGCCGTACCTGCTCAGCGCCGAAGCGTCCGAAGGTGAGGTCACCTGGTCGCAGGGCACGTACACCCGTGGCGATGCCATTCAGAAGGCCTTTGGGCTCAAGCGCGAGTTCATGGCGCCCATTGGCGTTTTTGCCAACCAGCCCAATCCGTACAGCGATCTTCCCAAGCGACTCGGCGAGCGGTTCATGCTCGGCCTGCTCGCGCTGGTGGCCATGCTGGTGCTGAACGTCATGATGGCCAGCAACACCGAAGTATTCCGGCAGTCCTACCACTACGATCGCAGTGTGGGGGACAACGGCGCGTACGTTACGCCGGCGTTTGAGTTGGGCGGCCGCCCGTCCGGTGTGGCCATCGATCTCGTGGCCGATTTGGTCAACGACTGGGTGTTCTTCACCCTCTCGCTCATTAACGAGCAGACCGGCGAAACGCGCGAAGTCACGCGACAGCTGGAGTACTATTCCGGCAGCGACAGTGACGGGTCGTGGAGCGAGGGCGATCGCTCGGAAACGGTTCGCTTGTCGTCGGTGCCGGCGGGCCGGTACTTCTTGCGCGTGCAACCGGAGGGCGGCGAAGTGGGCCGTCAGTCGGTGAACTATACGCTCAGTGTGCGGCGGGATCCGCCGCATTACGGATTCTACGGACTGGCTTTTCTGGCCTTGGTGACGCCTATGGTGTTTGCGCTCTTCCCCGCGGCTGCGTTTGAAAACCGGCGCTGGGCCGAAAGCGACCACCCCATTGGTGGCACCACCAGCAGCGACGACGAGGAGTAG
- a CDS encoding DUF350 domain-containing protein yields the protein MTEQFMANVFNSAAFAGIGIVMFVAAFFIIDMLTPGKLWDEIAEKKNTAAAILMGSVAIALGIIVAAAIH from the coding sequence ATGACGGAACAGTTCATGGCGAACGTCTTCAATTCCGCTGCGTTTGCCGGTATCGGCATCGTGATGTTCGTGGCGGCGTTCTTCATTATCGATATGCTCACCCCAGGCAAGTTGTGGGATGAGATTGCCGAGAAGAAGAACACGGCCGCGGCCATTCTCATGGGCTCGGTGGCGATCGCGCTCGGTATCATCGTCGCCGCCGCGATTCATTAG
- a CDS encoding alpha/beta hydrolase, which translates to MRAHAAVTVVALVAALMAPSAAAAQQTAARQGTVRTDTLWAQSLGVRKALTVYLPPSYGTSTRRYPLLVYLHGRGGNERDWTNAGLLHRTMDSLVSAGQPEAIIAMPDGDDGWYTTWASLPDAGCATDTVRREPAATYCVPWPHYDDYIARDIVAHLDGHYRTVGTRESRGIAGLSMGGYGALTLALAYPDVFAAAVSHSGVLSPRLRIGAAVTDSLRYGREMNELAAGVRHLWPSLRAVFGSDTLAWRGRDPALLAERLKARVARGEAQWPALRFDIGVDDTWTPQNRDLAASLRALGVAHEYTEYPGAHTWTYWKAHAAESLVFLLTRTGGKE; encoded by the coding sequence ATGCGCGCGCACGCCGCGGTGACGGTCGTGGCGCTCGTAGCCGCGCTGATGGCGCCGTCGGCCGCCGCCGCACAGCAGACAGCGGCACGGCAAGGTACCGTGCGCACCGACACGCTCTGGGCGCAGTCCCTTGGCGTTCGCAAGGCGCTCACCGTGTACCTGCCGCCGTCGTACGGCACCAGCACCCGGCGTTATCCGCTGCTGGTGTATCTGCATGGTCGTGGCGGCAACGAACGCGACTGGACCAATGCCGGGTTGCTGCATCGCACCATGGACTCGCTCGTATCCGCTGGCCAGCCGGAGGCCATCATTGCCATGCCCGACGGCGACGATGGCTGGTACACCACCTGGGCGTCGCTCCCCGACGCCGGGTGCGCCACCGATACCGTGCGCCGCGAGCCGGCCGCCACGTATTGTGTGCCGTGGCCACACTACGATGACTACATCGCGCGCGACATCGTTGCCCATCTCGATGGCCACTACCGGACCGTTGGCACCCGTGAGAGCCGCGGCATCGCGGGGCTGAGCATGGGGGGGTACGGCGCCCTCACACTGGCCTTGGCCTATCCCGATGTCTTTGCGGCCGCCGTCAGCCATTCCGGCGTGTTGTCGCCTCGGCTGCGTATCGGCGCGGCCGTCACGGACTCGCTGCGGTACGGCCGCGAGATGAACGAACTGGCCGCCGGCGTACGGCACCTGTGGCCCTCGTTGCGCGCCGTCTTTGGCAGCGACACGCTCGCCTGGCGGGGGCGCGACCCGGCGCTGCTGGCGGAACGGCTGAAAGCCCGCGTGGCCCGCGGCGAGGCCCAGTGGCCGGCGTTGCGTTTTGATATTGGTGTAGACGACACGTGGACGCCGCAGAACCGCGACCTCGCCGCCTCGCTGCGAGCCCTTGGCGTGGCCCATGAGTACACGGAATACCCCGGCGCCCATACGTGGACATACTGGAAAGCGCACGCGGCGGAGAGCCTGGTGTTTCTGCTCACACGGACAGGCGGAAAAGAGTAA
- a CDS encoding alpha/beta hydrolase family protein: MRRRLPWALLLAGLTLMVSGCDRRPGPRPAWQEEAVRVVVDPGTTLAGTLAYPAHAHEAPVGAVLLLGGSGAQDRDGTRLELPGYAPWRELSDVLVASGLAVLRLDDRGTAQSTGQFAGATTEDFARDAQAALTWLRRHPTVDAARVAVVGHSEGAVVALLVARGDPTLTALVLWGAPSRPGREIARWQREQLVTGNRARWPAEEQATVLATADAQAEAMARDDPWLRTWFVLDPRAVARDVRVPVLLLHGETDQQVPPFQADELAQVLRGAGAAPVDVRHFRDTDHLLLADHDGDPQGYVRLAERRLRTTVLEATTHFLSIHTASR, encoded by the coding sequence ATGCGCAGACGATTGCCGTGGGCGCTGCTGTTGGCGGGGCTCACGCTGATGGTCAGCGGGTGCGACCGACGTCCGGGCCCGCGCCCGGCATGGCAGGAGGAGGCGGTGCGCGTGGTGGTCGATCCCGGCACCACGTTGGCCGGGACACTGGCATATCCGGCGCACGCGCATGAGGCGCCGGTAGGCGCGGTCCTGCTGCTCGGTGGTTCCGGTGCACAGGACCGTGATGGTACGCGATTGGAACTGCCGGGGTACGCGCCGTGGCGCGAGCTCAGCGACGTACTGGTTGCGTCGGGGCTGGCGGTTCTGCGTCTGGATGATCGGGGGACGGCCCAGTCCACAGGACAGTTTGCCGGCGCCACCACGGAGGACTTCGCCCGTGATGCACAGGCCGCGCTGACATGGTTGCGCCGGCACCCCACGGTGGACGCGGCGCGCGTGGCAGTGGTGGGTCACAGTGAGGGAGCGGTGGTGGCGTTGCTGGTGGCGCGGGGCGATCCAACGCTGACGGCGCTGGTCTTGTGGGGGGCGCCGTCGCGCCCCGGTCGGGAGATTGCCCGGTGGCAACGTGAGCAGTTGGTGACGGGCAATCGCGCCCGCTGGCCGGCGGAGGAGCAGGCAACCGTACTGGCCACGGCCGACGCGCAGGCGGAGGCCATGGCACGTGATGATCCATGGTTACGGACGTGGTTTGTGCTCGACCCCCGTGCGGTGGCGCGCGACGTCCGCGTGCCGGTGTTGCTACTGCACGGCGAGACGGACCAGCAGGTGCCGCCGTTCCAAGCCGACGAACTGGCGCAGGTGCTCCGTGGCGCCGGCGCGGCACCGGTGGACGTGCGGCATTTCCGCGACACCGATCATCTGCTGCTGGCTGATCATGACGGTGATCCGCAAGGCTATGTGCGTCTCGCCGAACGGCGACTGCGTACCACCGTGCTGGAGGCCACAACACATTTTCTCTCTATCCACACGGCGTCGCGGTGA
- a CDS encoding polyamine aminopropyltransferase codes for MQLALFLSVCLIAACGLIYELVAGALASYLLGDSVTQFSTIIGTYLFAMGIGSWLSRFVVRGVVTQFVVIELLVGVVGGVSSLLLFLAFAYTEAFRFTLYSLVMLIGTLVGLEIPLLMRILKDRFSFKDVVANVLTFDYIGALFASLLFPLLLVPRLGLVRSALLFGVINVLVGLWSTWLFRDVLPRRRWLQGAGIAALLLLGAGLWKGQAITTLAEEGMYADPIILAKDTRYQRIVLTSWKDDLRLYLNGHLQFAARDEYRYHEALVHPGLSAGRARGRVLVLGGGDGLAVREILKYPDVQRVTLVDLDEGMTALFKTHPRLTALNAKSLLDPRVEVVNDDAFTWLDAHPAQFDFVVIDFPDPSNYHVGKLYTSAFYRLVKQHLAPGAFIAVQSTSPMFARQSYWSIVTTLEGAGLRTWPYHVYVPSFGEWGFVIAGLDSYAPPSSLPGGLRYLTAASVPGLFDFPADMQRVPAEPNRLNDQVLVRYYEHEFDAINR; via the coding sequence GTGCAACTCGCGCTGTTCCTCTCGGTCTGTCTGATTGCCGCCTGCGGGCTCATTTATGAGCTCGTCGCCGGCGCGTTGGCGTCGTACCTGTTGGGGGACAGTGTCACGCAGTTCTCCACGATCATCGGGACGTATCTGTTTGCCATGGGCATTGGCAGCTGGCTCTCCCGGTTCGTGGTGCGAGGGGTGGTCACGCAGTTTGTGGTGATCGAATTGCTGGTGGGGGTGGTCGGGGGCGTCTCGTCGCTGCTGCTCTTTCTGGCGTTCGCCTACACCGAAGCGTTCCGCTTCACGCTGTACAGTCTGGTCATGCTCATTGGCACGCTGGTGGGGCTCGAAATCCCGCTGCTCATGCGCATTCTGAAGGACCGATTCTCCTTCAAGGACGTGGTGGCCAATGTGCTCACCTTCGACTACATCGGGGCGCTCTTTGCCTCGTTGCTCTTTCCGCTCTTGTTGGTGCCACGCCTTGGCCTGGTACGCTCGGCGCTGCTCTTTGGTGTGATCAATGTGCTGGTGGGGCTCTGGAGCACGTGGCTGTTTCGCGATGTGCTGCCACGCCGTCGCTGGTTGCAGGGCGCCGGTATCGCGGCGTTGCTGCTGCTGGGTGCCGGCCTGTGGAAGGGGCAGGCCATTACCACGCTGGCCGAAGAAGGCATGTACGCCGATCCCATCATTCTGGCCAAGGACACGCGCTACCAGCGCATCGTGCTCACCAGCTGGAAGGATGATCTGCGCCTGTACCTCAACGGGCATCTGCAGTTTGCCGCCCGCGATGAATACCGCTATCACGAAGCGTTGGTACACCCCGGACTGAGCGCCGGGCGGGCGCGTGGGCGCGTGCTGGTGCTGGGTGGTGGTGACGGACTGGCAGTGCGGGAAATTCTCAAGTATCCCGACGTGCAGCGCGTCACGTTGGTTGATCTAGATGAAGGCATGACCGCCTTGTTCAAGACGCATCCGCGGCTCACCGCGTTGAATGCCAAGTCGCTGCTGGACCCGCGGGTCGAGGTTGTCAACGACGACGCCTTCACCTGGCTCGACGCCCATCCGGCGCAGTTTGATTTTGTGGTGATCGATTTCCCCGATCCCTCCAACTATCACGTGGGCAAGCTGTATACGAGCGCGTTCTATCGCCTCGTCAAGCAGCATCTGGCACCGGGGGCGTTCATCGCGGTGCAGAGCACCTCGCCCATGTTCGCCCGCCAGTCGTATTGGAGCATTGTGACCACGCTGGAAGGGGCCGGACTGCGTACATGGCCGTATCACGTGTACGTGCCAAGCTTCGGGGAGTGGGGGTTTGTCATTGCGGGGCTGGACAGCTACGCGCCGCCGTCCTCGCTACCCGGTGGACTGCGCTATCTCACCGCGGCGTCGGTGCCGGGATTGTTCGACTTTCCCGCCGACATGCAAAGAGTACCGGCCGAACCCAACCGTCTCAACGACCAGGTGCTCGTGCGCTATTACGAGCACGAGTTTGATGCCATCAATCGCTGA
- a CDS encoding M24 family metallopeptidase, producing MRTLSVLLLAVAPLATAAAQPIAFPVSPGSRTSGSPAADTLRPFGLLRDQAFQQQKWFELRMERTLPMLMRREGVDMWVVPMREYNEDPLFKAITSPTTFAARRRTIYVFFDRGAQGVERIALGGTSQGNVFKAVRSMKAVPQPAAGSRGNDRQAELWGDEQWNILKQVIEERKPNKIAINTSRNFAFADGLSSGEKEGMLQALGAPWTSKIVNAEALAVDLIAARQPEEEAAFRELNRVAWEIITEAFSNRVITPGVTKTDDVVWWMRQRLADLGLSTWFQPSVEIQRAFGSPELVGVNPTILKGDVLHCDFGVTALGLNTDTQHMGYVLKDGETDVPAGLKKALANSNRLQDLTVEELKPGRTGNDVLKAVLTRMRSEKIDGTEYSHPIGLHGHGAGALIGLWDYQDGVPGRGDHTIIPGMWYSIELQATTPVPEWNNQQVRSAQEEDVIIDASGKVRWAFGRQSKFHLVK from the coding sequence ATGCGTACGCTCTCCGTTCTGTTGCTCGCGGTTGCCCCGCTGGCCACCGCTGCCGCGCAACCCATTGCCTTCCCCGTCTCACCGGGGAGCCGCACGTCCGGGTCGCCGGCCGCCGACACGCTTCGCCCCTTCGGACTGCTGCGCGATCAGGCGTTTCAGCAGCAGAAATGGTTCGAGCTGCGCATGGAACGCACGTTGCCCATGCTCATGCGCCGCGAAGGTGTGGATATGTGGGTCGTGCCCATGCGCGAGTACAACGAAGACCCGCTGTTCAAGGCCATCACTTCGCCCACCACGTTTGCCGCGCGCCGTCGCACCATCTACGTCTTCTTTGATCGTGGCGCGCAGGGCGTGGAGCGTATTGCCCTGGGGGGTACGTCACAGGGGAACGTGTTCAAGGCCGTGCGCAGCATGAAGGCCGTCCCGCAGCCCGCGGCCGGCAGCCGCGGCAATGACCGACAGGCTGAACTGTGGGGCGACGAGCAATGGAACATCCTCAAGCAGGTCATCGAGGAGCGGAAGCCCAACAAGATCGCCATCAATACGTCGCGCAACTTCGCCTTTGCCGACGGCCTCTCCAGCGGCGAAAAGGAAGGCATGCTGCAGGCGCTGGGCGCCCCGTGGACGTCCAAGATCGTGAACGCCGAGGCGCTGGCCGTCGATCTCATTGCGGCGCGTCAACCCGAAGAAGAAGCGGCGTTCCGCGAACTCAACCGCGTGGCGTGGGAGATCATCACCGAAGCGTTCTCCAACAGGGTGATCACGCCGGGAGTCACCAAGACAGACGATGTCGTGTGGTGGATGCGCCAGCGGCTCGCCGACCTCGGACTGTCCACCTGGTTCCAGCCGAGTGTCGAGATTCAGCGCGCCTTTGGCAGCCCTGAACTGGTGGGGGTGAACCCCACGATTCTCAAGGGCGACGTGCTCCATTGCGACTTCGGCGTGACCGCGCTTGGACTGAACACCGACACCCAGCACATGGGCTACGTGCTGAAAGACGGCGAAACGGATGTACCGGCGGGGCTCAAGAAGGCGCTCGCCAACTCCAACCGCCTGCAGGATCTCACGGTAGAGGAGCTCAAGCCCGGCCGCACCGGCAACGACGTCCTCAAGGCCGTCCTCACGCGTATGCGCAGCGAGAAGATCGACGGCACCGAGTATTCACACCCCATCGGCCTGCACGGCCACGGCGCCGGTGCGTTGATCGGGCTGTGGGATTATCAGGATGGCGTGCCAGGGCGCGGCGACCACACGATCATTCCCGGCATGTGGTACTCCATCGAACTGCAGGCCACCACGCCCGTGCCGGAGTGGAACAACCAGCAGGTGCGGTCGGCGCAGGAAGAAGACGTGATCATCGACGCGTCCGGCAAAGTGCGCTGGGCGTTTGGGCGCCAGTCCAAATTCCATCTGGTGAAGTAA
- the lepB gene encoding signal peptidase I: protein MASKKPASDRTSSGNTVSALRSGKSATPSGGASAWENIKAVLVTVAFFLVIRTFLIEAYRIPSGSMIPTLLVGDWLFVNKLAYGPHVPFTEINLPGYDEPERGDVVVFVSPNQVDQPDDPNPTLVKRLVATAGDTVWMRGGLFYVNGMPQRQGFGADQNPKGDGGFSHPLFQWQKPFEVRGTVAGDPPAQPTLDDWGPLVVPANMLFMLGDNRYDSKDGRYWGFVPRENVRGRPVFVYYSYRADESDRPLPFLTDIRWGRIGTIIR, encoded by the coding sequence GTGGCCTCGAAGAAGCCTGCCTCCGATCGCACCAGTAGCGGTAACACGGTTTCCGCACTCCGCAGTGGGAAGTCCGCCACCCCCAGTGGGGGCGCCTCCGCCTGGGAGAACATCAAAGCGGTCCTCGTGACGGTGGCGTTCTTCCTCGTCATTCGCACGTTCCTCATTGAGGCCTACCGCATTCCGTCGGGCTCCATGATTCCCACGTTGCTCGTGGGCGACTGGCTCTTCGTGAACAAGCTGGCCTACGGGCCGCATGTGCCGTTTACGGAGATCAATCTCCCGGGGTACGACGAACCAGAGCGTGGCGATGTGGTGGTCTTTGTGTCACCCAATCAGGTAGACCAGCCCGACGATCCCAACCCAACGCTCGTCAAGCGGCTCGTGGCCACGGCCGGGGACACGGTCTGGATGCGCGGCGGTCTGTTCTATGTGAATGGCATGCCGCAGCGTCAAGGCTTTGGCGCCGATCAGAACCCCAAGGGAGACGGCGGGTTTTCGCATCCGCTCTTCCAGTGGCAGAAGCCGTTCGAAGTGCGTGGCACGGTGGCCGGCGATCCGCCGGCGCAGCCAACGCTCGACGACTGGGGCCCGCTGGTCGTGCCGGCCAACATGCTCTTCATGCTGGGGGACAACCGCTACGACTCCAAGGACGGACGCTACTGGGGCTTCGTGCCGCGGGAGAACGTCCGTGGGCGGCCCGTCTTCGTGTACTACTCCTACCGCGCCGACGAAAGCGACCGACCGCTGCCTTTCCTCACGGACATCCGGTGGGGCCGCATCGGGACAATCATCCGCTGA
- a CDS encoding DUF4178 domain-containing protein: MIVPQPHGATCPNCGAPVRFLWAQAVQTTCAYCRSVLVRRDLDLERVGVQADFPVTGSPIQIGTEGKWRGKSFVVVGRITYAWARGRWNEWHCVLNDGLSAWLSDAQLEYAMTMVSEPRGKMPELRSTYVGDSYVWYDVRYEVANILEATYIGTEGDLPFYTYRKDASTFIDLQNDQGAFATVDGTETPPLLYLGEYVTFDDLALKNLREFEGW; the protein is encoded by the coding sequence GTGATCGTTCCCCAGCCACACGGGGCGACCTGTCCCAATTGCGGCGCGCCGGTACGCTTCCTCTGGGCGCAAGCGGTGCAAACCACCTGCGCCTACTGCCGCTCCGTGCTCGTCCGACGCGACCTCGATCTCGAGCGCGTTGGAGTGCAGGCCGACTTTCCCGTCACCGGCTCGCCCATTCAGATAGGTACGGAAGGAAAGTGGCGCGGCAAAAGCTTCGTGGTGGTGGGGCGCATTACCTACGCGTGGGCGCGCGGCCGCTGGAACGAATGGCACTGCGTGCTGAACGATGGATTGAGCGCCTGGCTCTCCGACGCGCAGCTCGAATACGCCATGACCATGGTGTCCGAACCGCGCGGCAAGATGCCAGAGCTGCGCAGTACCTACGTGGGTGACAGCTACGTGTGGTACGATGTGCGCTATGAGGTGGCCAATATTCTGGAGGCCACTTACATCGGCACCGAGGGAGATCTCCCGTTTTACACGTACCGCAAGGACGCCAGCACCTTTATCGACCTGCAGAACGATCAGGGGGCCTTTGCCACGGTGGACGGGACTGAAACACCGCCGCTCTTGTACCTCGGAGAGTACGTCACCTTTGATGATCTCGCGCTGAAGAATCTGCGCGAGTTTGAGGGGTGGTGA